TAACCATATAACCACAGCTCTGTAACAGGAGGAGTGGCCCAGGACTGAATTatctaaaagtaaaataaaaaagtaatgtgTGGAAAAAGATTGGTCAGTGGTTTCTGAGCACAAGTAATCAggatgaaaaatgaacaaataagaAAGCATGCTCAGTAATTTATCTACATCAAAACAAAATCAGTTCACAAGCctcagtttcagtttcagtatATAAAGCAGGAGCTGGTGAATCTTTCTCACTGGCAGGCTGAATAATTTCACTTTGTTGTTTTACTTTCATGAGTTTTGtatgtacattaaaaaaacaaaacaaaaaaaaaacctttgtatGCTTTTATTGCAGAGGTAGCCTTCAAATGCAGCAAACAGGAGTACTCATATTCTTGGGGTTACTTGGGgattgaaaaacaaagaaaaggaaaagtttgTGCAATGATAAGGACTAACAATAATAAGGATCTGTCATATATGTGCAgagatcaaaaataaaaatgtaaaagaatgaaatgataatattaataatgctCAAGTCAGTGGTCTACAGGAACAGCAGTAACAGATTTAACAAGGAAGATTACAAAGATGCTCGTGTTCATTAAATTATGTGGACTGATTCCTGTGGATTCCTTAAAATTCAGATGACTTCGTTGTTTTTTTGATCCACTTGAGTTGTTTTTTGGAGAGAAATGAGAAGACTGCAGGCTCATTTATCTCGCCACACACTACAGGTCCAAAAGAAGTGACTCCAACCAGCTCTTTATTGCACAGCAGTGGCCCTCCTGAATCCCCCTGCAGCAAGaacaaatgtttgacatttttgggGGGTGTTTTAACTATTCTGGAGatttaaaaaagccaaaaaggTCTTGCGCTTTATTGCAATTTACAATTTCATATTACAAAGCAACTTACTAATATATACTTACATTACATGTACTAGCCTTAGCGTTTCCATTTGAACCAGCACATATCATGTCACTAGTAATAACAGGGTTGCGGTTGTAATAACCACGAGAGTTGCACTTCTTTCTGTCAATCACAGTCACATTGACAGACAACAAGACATCCGACCTAttcttcttttcagtttttccccATCCAGCCACCAGACAGTTGCTGCCAGCTGCAGGGTCTTTGAGAGTTTTGCCCAGCTTGAGAAATGTCACTGTTTTGGTTTCCATCACTGGATTGTtaagctgaaaaaaagaagagttgcATATTGATAATGATTATCTATGTATTATGTTtatataaatggcctgtatttatatagccctttactagtccctaaggaccccaaagcgctttacatatccagtcatccacccattcattcacacactggtgatggcaagctacattgtagccacagccaccctggggcgcactgacagaggcgaggctgccggacactggcgccaacgagccctctgaccaccaccagtaggcaacgggtgaagtgtcttgcccaaggacacaacgaccgagactgtccaagccggggctcgaaccggcaaccttccgattacaaggcgaacgcccaactcttgagccacgatcgcccctttaTATAGTTATAAAGTAAGTAAATAAGACagaacataacagcagggtgcataCATGAAACGCCCTAACTAAGCCGCTGGCTTAATATACAGGAATATTTGTGCTGAGTATGGCCTGGAtgtcccaaggtcaaaatggaaTACACCCTCTAGGGTGGTTAagaatgaccaagctaagaCCCTGTGGGACTAAGTAAAGAAAGAAGGCTGTAGTAATAGATGTAGCTATATCAAGtgatagcaacatcaggaagaaggaacatggGAAGCTTGGGAAATACCAAGGGCCGAGAGAGGAACTACAGAAGATGTGGAGGTTGATTCAAAAGTTGTCCATGAGGTAATTGGAGCACTTGGAGCAGCTCACCCCCAAACTAGGTTAAGCTTCCTACAAGTGTCATTATTACTAAAACTAGTAGTGTGGCACACTAAGCAGGAAAGTGCCAGAGGAACAGGGGATAAAGCATGATGCTATAGCAACATGGCTGAGAGCTAAGATAGAAAATCCCTAAAGATAAAATTAATCAATACTTTAAATATAATTAGCTGGTAATTTCAACAGTGAGTGTAGTGTCGTGATACTGGACTGCAGCGAGCCAACACCAAATGAGAGTCAGTTAATAAACAGATTGCTAATTTTTAACAGTCAGTTATTACTCATTGGTCAGTACTAGCTTACAATGTTTtgactttaaaaacatgtttcaacTATGTAAGAAGAGTaagtaaagaaaagaagaaaagtaaatGTTAGGTCCTGAGCTGCCTAACATTTCATATTATTCATATTGTTACATATTTCAATTGTCTTTTCAAAAatagaaatgttttatgtaacataAAAAACATGTAATACTAAATCAAATCTCATGTGATTAAAAGCTCTAAAAAAATTGTGCACTTTAATTTACTGCCCCATTTTAAACAAATTCCTCTAAGTGGGTTTTCTTGAAAAAGCGTTTAAATTACAGGGTTGCGTCTTTGCTTCATTTAGTATTGTGAATTGTACAGTGAATATTGACCTTACCTTGAGCAACATGAGGTCATTGCCCTTTAATATATTACAAAAGTCAGGATGAGGAAATTGTTTCTTAACCTCTCGGAATTGTTTCGaatctttttcctctttcttgaTGGAGTGTGCTCCCAGGATCACCTCACTaatactgtaaaagaaaaaaatacagagtAAAGTTAACATATATAAAAGCTTCATAGGGGAGGACTACGATAAGATAAATTAACTCTATATTTTGTTATATGCATATTATTAGAGGTGGTTGCGTTATGGGTTTTACTGAAAAATTACTTTCATGGGTGTAGGGTGATGAGGGTTAGAATATGAACAGATTTTGTCTATTGTCATTTTTTGGAACGTTATCAACCTCTATTTTCATTAATGTGCAAAGCAGTCAAACATACTCGTGTCTTACAGGCTTTTTTCCTGAGAGCTGAGGCTTGTCCTTAAAAACGGCAGAAAAATCTGAGGGATTTTTAAAAGCAATGCTGTAGTGGGGCGAggtggacgcacctgagcgTCATCAGCGATCACGCTGCGCctgctttaaccctttaagacctaccatagaaccaagttcgccagagcttatattatatttttacatgctgtggagccatttttgggagcatttcaagttgctatacatcaatacaaccattatagcccaaactttaataatatgtctgcattaggtgcatagtaattacataaattgcaaaaaagtgcaataaactacaaaaaaattgaaaatcgtttttgtttttttaacatatatttctagttagagaaatttaagaggcttatccctcaaaactgtaaatacaaaaaagttacacaaactagtttcccaccacaggaaatttattttgagtgtcttgcgtgggttccctccgggtactccggcttcctcccaccgtccaaagacatgagcttgtggggataggttaattggaaaatccaaattgtcactaggtgtgaatgtgcgagtgaatgtgagtgtgaatggttgtctgtccctgtgtgttagccctgcgacagactggcgacctgtccagggtgtaccccgcctttcgccctatgacagctgggataggctccagcgccccccgcgaccctgaaaaggataagcggatggatggatggatggatgtcttcatagttttatttttgaaatacaccaatttttatatactgcaggaaaaacgaaaataaatattatagtgcaaatttgcaaaataacagcatatgcatcaaaataaactatttccagcagtgcaatatgagtcttaagcatcccagaaacgacacagaaagtcataaagtcaaacataactttttaaaacacataacaagtaaaacacaagctcataaggccccgatcataaaaaactacatttccgcaaaatgacgtcacttccggtttcgggcaggtcatgcggtcatgtgatagttcgcgctgatggacgtaggaagtgttacaaacagctgatggatcggcgaagcgtgtttctggaata
This genomic stretch from Astatotilapia calliptera chromosome 12, fAstCal1.2, whole genome shotgun sequence harbors:
- the LOC113034145 gene encoding granzyme A-like; the protein is MFCLKNFSLLISCLIFFIIQSSHGSEIIGGKEVRPHSLSFMAYLKSKKSFCGGILIHPQWVLTAAHCTNISEVILGAHSIKKEEKDSKQFREVKKQFPHPDFCNILKGNDLMLLKLNNPVMETKTVTFLKLGKTLKDPAAGSNCLVAGWGKTEKKNRSDVLLSVNVTVIDRKKCNSRGYYNRNPVITSDMICAGSNGNAKASTCNGDSGGPLLCNKELVGVTSFGPVVCGEINEPAVFSFLSKKQLKWIKKTTKSSEF